From a region of the Mycobacterium intracellulare ATCC 13950 genome:
- a CDS encoding SAM-dependent methyltransferase — MGESDRQRWDERYAAKAPPSLDSVGPPGVFAGHAREFPTAGTALDLACGQGTGSVWLALRGLHVLGLDISAVAVAHARELARRAAVADRCRFDVVDLDNGLPAGAPADVILCCKFRDRRLDRAIIERLAPGGLLAIAALSEVGASAGPFRAAPGELTAAFAELTPIAAGEGAGQAWLLARR, encoded by the coding sequence ATGGGCGAATCGGACCGGCAACGCTGGGACGAACGGTACGCCGCGAAGGCGCCGCCGTCGCTGGATTCGGTTGGGCCGCCCGGTGTTTTCGCGGGCCACGCGCGGGAGTTTCCCACCGCCGGCACGGCGCTCGACCTGGCCTGCGGGCAGGGAACCGGCTCGGTCTGGCTGGCGTTGCGTGGCCTGCACGTGCTGGGGCTGGACATCTCCGCGGTGGCGGTCGCCCACGCGCGGGAGTTGGCCCGGCGTGCCGCGGTGGCCGACCGCTGTCGCTTCGACGTCGTCGATCTCGACAACGGTCTGCCGGCGGGCGCGCCCGCCGATGTCATCCTCTGCTGCAAGTTCCGCGACCGCCGTCTCGACCGTGCGATCATCGAACGCCTGGCGCCCGGCGGGCTGCTGGCGATCGCCGCGCTCAGCGAGGTGGGGGCGTCCGCGGGGCCGTTTCGCGCGGCGCCCGGCGAGCTCACCGCCGCGTTCGCCGAACTGACCCCGATCGCCGCCGGCGAGGGAGCGGGCCAGGCCTGGCTGCTGGCGCGCCGCTGA
- a CDS encoding TetR/AcrR family transcriptional regulator, with protein MRSHGWAGNTPASDAEAIERILDAADKIIDERGSALRIADVARALGVTRQTVYRYFPGTQALLVASAMRSADGFLDRMAAHLDGVTDPVVAITEGMAFAIEELASDNQVEFVLNQRHRGGQKVSIISDTALAFGRSMLHRYDIDWEHYGFDEAGLDELNEFSLRVLHSFLADPGRPPRSGADLRRYLTRWIGPAIAYPQLVRTMDALGTAEPPRTRRRSSKAS; from the coding sequence ATGCGCAGCCACGGTTGGGCAGGAAATACGCCGGCTTCCGACGCGGAGGCGATCGAGCGCATCCTCGACGCCGCCGACAAGATCATCGACGAACGCGGTTCAGCGCTGCGGATCGCCGATGTCGCCCGGGCGCTGGGCGTCACCCGCCAGACCGTCTACCGATACTTCCCCGGAACCCAGGCGCTGTTGGTGGCGTCCGCGATGCGTTCGGCCGACGGCTTCCTCGATCGCATGGCGGCCCACCTCGACGGCGTCACCGACCCCGTCGTGGCCATCACCGAGGGAATGGCTTTCGCCATCGAGGAGCTGGCCTCGGACAATCAGGTCGAATTCGTCCTCAACCAGCGCCATCGCGGTGGCCAGAAGGTCTCGATCATCTCCGATACCGCGTTGGCATTCGGTCGGTCGATGCTGCATCGCTACGATATCGATTGGGAGCATTACGGTTTCGACGAGGCGGGCCTGGACGAGCTGAACGAGTTCTCGCTGCGGGTCCTGCATTCCTTTCTCGCCGACCCGGGCAGGCCGCCCCGCAGCGGCGCCGATCTGCGGCGCTATCTCACCCGCTGGATCGGGCCGGCGATCGCCTACCCGCAGCTGGTCCGCACGATGGATGCGCTGGGCACCGCCGAGCCGCCGCGAACGCGCCGGCGCTCGTCGAAGGCGTCCTGA
- a CDS encoding DEAD/DEAH box helicase produces the protein MTTDKTFADLGVGKHIVSALAARGITHPFPIQVETLPDTLAGRDVLGRGKTGSGKTLAFSIPLVSRLSRGNRRPARPSGLVLAPTRELATQITATLEPLAAACGLRVTTIFGGVSQTRQVAALKSGVDIVVACPGRLEDLMKQRLISLDAIEITVIDEADHMADLGFLPGVTRILAATPNGGQRLLFSATLDNGVDKLVTRFLRDAVSHSVDEANSPVSEMTHHVFHVDSAQAKKELVHRLASGAGRRILFMRTKHQARKLAKQLTESGIPSVDLHGNLSQPARERNLARFAAGSARVLVATDIAARGVHVDEVELVVHIDPPSEHKSYLHRSGRTARAGSAGDVVTVVLPEQRQDTRELLRKAGIKVAPQQVTAMSEAVQALVGEVAPYQAPVPANVPARQHRQNAGGNRRRRTNTRSPKTSSPAEAATSHHGATATRRLDRRRSSRPQGSTR, from the coding sequence GTGACTACCGACAAGACTTTCGCCGATCTCGGCGTGGGCAAACACATCGTCAGTGCGCTCGCAGCGCGCGGCATAACACACCCATTCCCGATTCAGGTGGAAACCCTGCCCGACACACTCGCCGGCCGAGATGTCCTCGGCCGCGGGAAAACCGGCAGCGGAAAGACCCTCGCATTCTCGATTCCCCTCGTCAGCCGCCTCTCCCGCGGAAACCGGCGCCCCGCACGGCCCTCGGGGTTGGTGCTCGCACCCACCCGCGAGCTCGCGACGCAGATCACCGCGACGCTCGAGCCGTTGGCGGCTGCGTGTGGCCTGAGGGTCACCACGATCTTCGGCGGCGTCTCGCAGACCCGTCAGGTGGCCGCGCTCAAATCCGGCGTCGACATCGTCGTCGCCTGCCCCGGCCGCCTCGAGGACCTGATGAAGCAGCGTCTGATCAGCCTCGACGCGATCGAGATCACCGTGATCGACGAGGCGGATCACATGGCCGATCTCGGTTTTCTGCCCGGCGTCACGCGGATCCTGGCCGCGACGCCGAATGGTGGCCAGCGCCTGTTGTTTTCGGCGACGCTGGACAACGGCGTCGACAAGCTCGTCACGCGGTTCCTCCGCGACGCGGTCTCGCACTCCGTCGACGAGGCCAACTCCCCGGTGTCCGAGATGACACATCACGTGTTCCACGTCGACAGTGCGCAGGCCAAAAAGGAACTGGTACACCGGCTCGCCTCCGGCGCCGGACGCCGGATCCTGTTCATGCGCACCAAGCACCAAGCGCGAAAGCTCGCCAAGCAGCTCACCGAATCTGGCATTCCCTCAGTCGACTTGCACGGCAACCTGTCTCAGCCGGCTCGGGAGCGCAACCTGGCGAGGTTCGCCGCGGGCAGCGCCCGGGTGCTGGTGGCGACCGATATCGCCGCGCGTGGCGTACACGTCGACGAGGTCGAGCTTGTCGTGCACATCGATCCGCCCAGCGAGCACAAGTCCTACCTGCACCGGTCCGGGCGCACCGCGCGGGCCGGGAGCGCCGGTGACGTCGTCACGGTGGTGCTGCCCGAGCAGCGCCAAGATACCCGGGAGTTGCTGCGCAAGGCCGGCATCAAAGTCGCCCCCCAGCAGGTGACCGCGATGTCGGAGGCGGTGCAGGCGCTCGTGGGTGAGGTTGCGCCCTATCAGGCCCCGGTGCCCGCCAATGTTCCCGCGCGCCAGCATCGGCAGAACGCCGGCGGTAACCGGCGTCGGCGGACCAACACCCGGTCACCCAAGACCAGTTCCCCCGCCGAAGCGGCGACATCGCACCACGGCGCCACCGCGACGCGTCGGCTGGATCGTCGCCGTTCGAGCCGCCCACAAGGAAGCACCAGATAG
- a CDS encoding SDR family NAD(P)-dependent oxidoreductase, which produces MTGSGAHALLEGRGVAVSGGSRGIGRAVAELLGGLGAGVVVNGRDRHAVEETVAAISAAGGRATAVVGAANDERVAQTLIDECVSAFGRLDTLINCAGIAEPPGSSILNISEAEFERLIGAHLGTAFHTCRVAAPVMAAQGHGAIINTSSVAFLGDYGGTGYPAGKGAVNSLTMAIAAELKPHGVRANVVCPGARTRLSTGLEYERHIEDLHRRGLLDEMTMRASLDSAPPEFAAPLYAYLASDLAREVTGQILVAAGGFVGSFDRQTPRVLGYRDHHESGPWSVAEVHTMVGAATKAR; this is translated from the coding sequence GTGACTGGATCCGGCGCGCACGCCCTGCTGGAAGGGCGCGGGGTGGCGGTGTCCGGTGGCAGTCGCGGCATCGGGCGTGCGGTCGCCGAACTGCTGGGCGGCCTGGGCGCCGGTGTGGTGGTCAACGGGCGTGACCGGCACGCGGTGGAGGAGACGGTCGCCGCGATCAGCGCGGCGGGCGGGCGGGCCACCGCGGTGGTGGGCGCCGCGAACGACGAGCGGGTGGCCCAAACGCTCATCGACGAATGCGTCAGCGCGTTCGGGCGACTGGACACGCTGATCAATTGCGCCGGAATCGCCGAGCCGCCGGGCTCCTCCATCCTGAACATCTCGGAGGCCGAGTTCGAGCGGCTGATCGGCGCGCACCTGGGCACGGCGTTTCACACGTGCCGGGTCGCCGCCCCGGTCATGGCCGCGCAGGGGCACGGCGCCATCATCAACACCAGTTCGGTGGCCTTTCTGGGCGACTATGGCGGGACCGGCTACCCCGCGGGTAAAGGCGCCGTCAACTCCCTGACGATGGCCATCGCCGCCGAACTGAAGCCCCACGGCGTGCGGGCCAACGTGGTGTGTCCCGGCGCCCGCACACGGCTGTCCACGGGGCTCGAATACGAAAGACATATCGAAGATCTGCACCGCCGCGGGCTGCTCGACGAGATGACCATGCGGGCCTCGCTCGACAGCGCCCCGCCCGAGTTCGCCGCCCCGCTCTACGCCTATCTCGCCAGCGACTTGGCGCGTGAGGTGACGGGCCAGATCCTCGTCGCCGCAGGCGGTTTCGTCGGCAGCTTCGACCGCCAGACGCCGCGCGTGCTCGGTTATCGCGATCACCATGAGTCCGGACCGTGGTCGGTGGCAGAGGTGCACACGATGGTCGGCGCGGCGACGAAGGCGCGATGA
- a CDS encoding N-acyl-D-amino-acid deacylase family protein, with protein sequence MQYDTVITNGRWFDGTGGPSAVRDIGVRDGRVVAIAKGLDTAGADVIDATGQWVIPGIIDIHTHYDVEILCAPELSESLRHGVTTVMLGSCSLSTVYLDSVDAGDIFGRVEAIPRRYVIEHLDAARSWTNPTEYVAELERLNLGPNLAAFIGHSDLRAATMGLDRATRKDVRPSAAELARMESMLNDALDEGFVGMSSQQLLFDKLDGEVCRSRTLPSTYASPRELRRLNAILRRRDKILQSGPDINNPLSVVSQLLTSLGIRRPRLKTSLLSAADIKAIPFVIHVMDRLARVVNALGGDFRWQHLPVPFEVYADGISLVVFEEFGSGAAALHLQTEIERNQLMRDEEYRRRFRKDYDSKYGPRVWHRDFFDAEIVACPDESVIGKSFGQVGVERGGVHPVDAFLDLVVEHGEKLRWRTTISNHRPEVLKKMAQSPTIQMGFSDAGAHLRNMAFYNSGLRLLRHARDAEKSGRPFISMERAVHRLTGELGEWYGIDAGTLREGDRADIVVIDPDKLDESLDRYAEHPVESYGGLSRMVNRNDETVTAVLVSGKLAFAAGKATPALGKERFGRFLRAGSPSRNLAATG encoded by the coding sequence ATGCAGTACGACACCGTGATCACCAACGGGCGCTGGTTCGACGGGACTGGAGGACCCTCGGCGGTGCGGGACATCGGTGTGCGTGACGGCCGCGTCGTTGCCATCGCCAAGGGGCTCGACACGGCCGGCGCCGACGTCATCGACGCGACGGGCCAGTGGGTGATCCCTGGCATCATCGACATCCACACTCACTATGACGTCGAAATCCTTTGTGCGCCAGAGCTTTCCGAATCGCTGCGGCACGGCGTGACGACCGTGATGCTGGGATCGTGTTCGCTGTCCACCGTTTACCTGGACAGCGTCGATGCCGGTGACATCTTCGGCCGGGTCGAAGCGATTCCCCGGCGCTATGTCATCGAGCACCTCGACGCGGCGCGCTCGTGGACCAATCCCACCGAATACGTGGCCGAACTCGAACGCCTCAACCTCGGTCCGAACCTCGCGGCCTTCATCGGGCACTCCGATCTGCGCGCCGCGACGATGGGCCTGGATCGGGCGACGCGCAAGGACGTGCGGCCGTCCGCCGCGGAACTCGCCCGCATGGAATCGATGCTGAACGACGCGCTCGATGAGGGGTTCGTCGGGATGTCTTCGCAGCAGCTGCTGTTCGACAAGCTCGACGGCGAGGTCTGCAGATCGCGCACGCTGCCGTCGACGTACGCGTCCCCGCGCGAACTGCGCCGCCTGAACGCGATCCTGCGGCGGCGCGACAAGATCCTGCAGTCCGGCCCCGACATCAATAACCCGCTGTCGGTGGTCTCGCAGCTGCTGACGTCGCTCGGGATCCGCCGGCCCCGCCTGAAGACCAGCCTGTTGTCGGCGGCCGACATCAAGGCCATCCCGTTCGTCATTCACGTCATGGACCGCCTCGCCCGCGTCGTCAACGCCCTCGGCGGCGACTTCCGCTGGCAGCATCTGCCGGTGCCGTTCGAGGTCTACGCCGACGGGATTTCGTTGGTGGTGTTCGAGGAGTTCGGCTCCGGCGCCGCGGCGCTGCACCTGCAGACCGAGATCGAACGCAATCAGCTCATGCGTGACGAGGAGTATCGGCGCAGGTTCCGCAAGGACTACGACAGCAAATACGGGCCCCGGGTCTGGCACCGCGACTTCTTCGATGCCGAAATCGTGGCCTGCCCAGACGAGTCAGTCATCGGCAAATCATTCGGGCAGGTCGGCGTGGAGCGTGGCGGCGTGCACCCGGTCGACGCCTTTCTCGACTTGGTCGTCGAACACGGCGAAAAGCTGCGCTGGCGCACCACGATCTCCAACCACCGACCCGAAGTCCTCAAGAAGATGGCCCAGAGCCCGACCATCCAGATGGGGTTCTCCGACGCGGGCGCGCATCTGCGCAACATGGCGTTCTACAACTCCGGACTGCGGCTGCTGCGGCACGCGCGCGACGCCGAAAAGTCCGGCAGGCCGTTCATCTCGATGGAGCGCGCCGTGCACCGGCTGACCGGCGAGCTCGGGGAGTGGTACGGCATCGACGCCGGGACGCTGCGCGAGGGCGACCGCGCCGACATCGTCGTCATCGACCCCGACAAGCTCGACGAGTCCCTCGACCGCTACGCCGAGCATCCGGTCGAGTCCTACGGCGGGCTGTCGCGGATGGTCAACCGCAACGACGAGACGGTCACGGCCGTGCTGGTGTCCGGGAAACTCGCGTTCGCCGCCGGCAAGGCCACGCCGGCGCTGGGCAAGGAACGATTCGGTCGGTTCCTGCGGGCGGGCAGCCCCTCCCGAAACCTCGCCGCCACCGGGTAG
- a CDS encoding SH3-like domain-containing protein, with translation MATPLDRVQQLDLVARLKSAYPELPDAPTPDLIDHKRFTAYVKTPHDVGGEPDAPIEYENKQYEIWEHNTYVLCEVLGWRGIWLSEERRRMGNVDLGRTIYLGLPYYGRWLLAVARVLAEKHHIGLSELAERMAEVKARYADGLRGKPLAATPKFEGDPAPVHRNRHHVHAVGKGDPQVYAGQAGAPKFSVGDRVVVRDLPVLLYTRTQEYVRGATGEIAVVSYESPAAEDETWDGPDQRPEWFYIVRFNLSQLWHGYTGPGNDTLQTEIPERWLESA, from the coding sequence ATGGCGACTCCTCTCGACCGGGTGCAACAGCTGGATCTGGTGGCCCGGCTCAAATCCGCCTATCCCGAACTTCCGGACGCTCCCACACCGGATCTCATCGACCACAAGCGATTCACCGCCTATGTCAAGACCCCGCACGACGTCGGCGGCGAGCCGGACGCCCCGATCGAGTACGAGAACAAGCAGTACGAGATCTGGGAGCACAACACGTATGTCCTGTGCGAGGTGCTCGGCTGGCGTGGGATCTGGCTGTCCGAGGAACGGCGCCGGATGGGCAACGTCGATCTCGGCCGCACCATCTATCTCGGCCTGCCCTATTACGGGCGCTGGCTGCTGGCGGTGGCACGCGTACTCGCCGAAAAGCACCACATCGGGTTGAGCGAATTGGCCGAACGCATGGCCGAAGTCAAGGCACGCTACGCCGACGGCCTGCGCGGAAAGCCCTTGGCGGCGACGCCGAAGTTCGAGGGCGATCCCGCACCCGTCCACCGCAACCGCCACCATGTCCATGCCGTGGGCAAGGGCGACCCGCAGGTGTATGCCGGGCAGGCCGGCGCACCGAAGTTCAGCGTCGGCGACAGGGTCGTGGTGCGCGATCTCCCCGTGCTGCTCTACACCCGCACCCAGGAGTATGTGCGCGGCGCGACGGGCGAGATCGCGGTCGTGTCCTACGAAAGCCCCGCCGCCGAGGACGAGACGTGGGACGGCCCGGACCAACGGCCCGAGTGGTTCTACATCGTCCGGTTCAACCTCTCCCAGTTGTGGCACGGCTACACCGGGCCCGGCAACGACACCCTGCAGACCGAGATCCCGGAACGGTGGCTCGAATCGGCCTAG
- a CDS encoding FAD-binding protein translates to MSPQWDRSVDLLIAGSGGGGMVAGLAALDCGLEPLIIEKQSLVGGSTGLSGGIVWLPNNPLMRAGGIADSHEDGLAYLADVVGDIGAASSPERRETFLRAGHEMINFLTRKGVRLIRCAGWSDYYPNHKGGNASGRAVEGIPFDAAQLGDWRDKVQPPLAKNYGYVVLTNELRSVQYFNRSPRAFAVAARVFLRTAAARARRRQILTNGASLIGQMLKALTDLSDGHPPLWTNAAMADLVVEDGRVVGARIVRDGTPLHVEARKGVLLAAGGFGHNKEMRRRYSGDQPNEGQWSIANAGDTGEALEAAMRLGAKTDLLDEAWWLPSVFIANGGAVAASLGSGRQRPGAIYVDPSGRRFCNESNSYVEVGKAMYANKAVPCWMIFDEGYVRRYVTSANPLKRNQPLPPELIESGAVKRAPTIAELAGEIGLPADELARTIQRFNRYATKGLDPDFGRGQSAYNDCLGDPGYRPNAAIGPLDTAPYYATRVLPSDVGTCGGVITNEHAQVLDQRDRVIEGLYATGNTTATVMGRTYPGAGASIASSMVFGYVAARHAAGK, encoded by the coding sequence ATGAGCCCGCAGTGGGACCGCTCCGTGGACCTGCTCATCGCGGGCAGCGGCGGGGGCGGCATGGTCGCCGGCCTGGCCGCCCTGGACTGCGGGCTCGAACCCCTCATCATCGAAAAGCAGTCACTGGTCGGCGGTTCGACGGGGCTGTCCGGCGGCATCGTCTGGCTGCCCAACAACCCGTTGATGCGGGCCGGCGGCATCGCCGACTCGCACGAGGACGGGCTGGCCTACTTGGCCGACGTGGTCGGCGACATCGGCGCGGCGTCCTCGCCCGAGCGGCGCGAAACGTTCCTGCGGGCCGGCCACGAGATGATCAACTTCCTCACCCGCAAGGGCGTGCGACTGATCCGATGTGCGGGCTGGAGCGACTACTACCCGAACCACAAGGGCGGCAACGCGTCCGGCCGCGCGGTCGAGGGCATCCCTTTCGACGCCGCACAGTTGGGTGATTGGCGCGACAAGGTGCAGCCGCCGCTGGCCAAGAATTACGGATACGTGGTGCTGACCAACGAATTGCGGTCGGTTCAATACTTCAACCGCTCACCGCGCGCCTTCGCCGTGGCGGCCCGGGTGTTCCTGCGCACCGCGGCCGCGCGTGCCCGCCGGCGCCAGATCCTCACCAACGGCGCATCGCTGATCGGTCAAATGCTCAAGGCGCTGACGGATCTCAGCGACGGGCACCCCCCGTTGTGGACCAACGCCGCGATGGCCGACCTCGTCGTCGAGGACGGCCGTGTGGTGGGCGCGCGCATCGTGCGCGACGGCACGCCGTTGCACGTCGAGGCGCGCAAGGGAGTCCTGCTGGCCGCGGGCGGATTCGGCCACAACAAGGAGATGCGCCGCCGCTACAGCGGCGACCAGCCCAACGAAGGGCAGTGGTCGATCGCCAACGCCGGGGACACCGGTGAGGCGCTCGAGGCGGCGATGCGTTTGGGCGCCAAGACCGATCTGCTCGACGAGGCCTGGTGGCTGCCTTCGGTTTTCATCGCCAACGGCGGCGCGGTCGCCGCCTCGCTGGGCTCGGGCCGCCAGCGACCCGGCGCCATCTACGTCGACCCGAGCGGCCGCAGGTTCTGCAACGAGTCGAACTCCTACGTCGAGGTCGGCAAAGCGATGTACGCCAACAAGGCCGTGCCCTGCTGGATGATCTTCGACGAGGGATACGTCCGCAGATACGTCACCAGCGCCAACCCGCTCAAGCGCAACCAGCCGTTGCCGCCGGAACTGATCGAGTCCGGCGCCGTGAAGCGCGCGCCGACCATCGCGGAGCTGGCCGGCGAAATCGGCCTTCCCGCCGACGAATTGGCCCGCACGATCCAGCGGTTCAACCGGTACGCGACCAAGGGGCTGGACCCGGACTTCGGCCGCGGCCAATCGGCCTACAACGACTGCCTCGGCGATCCGGGGTATCGGCCGAACGCCGCGATCGGGCCGCTCGACACCGCGCCGTACTACGCGACCCGCGTACTCCCGTCCGACGTCGGGACCTGCGGGGGCGTGATCACCAACGAACACGCACAAGTCCTCGACCAACGGGATCGGGTGATCGAGGGCTTGTATGCCACCGGCAACACCACGGCCACGGTGATGGGGCGGACCTATCCGGGTGCCGGGGCGAGCATCGCCAGCTCGATGGTGTTCGGGTACGTCGCCGCCCGCCACGCCGCCGGCAAGTAA
- a CDS encoding TetR/AcrR family transcriptional regulator, which yields MSNEASFQAVAAKTAAGAARRSDRRPGQTIRKVLDAGLEELRETSYANLTMRAVATRAGVSPASAYTYFPSKSALVAAVYLRFLRDLPLHTDVNETTKTRVSATLRDMAVVVADEPELTAACGAALMADDPAVTPLREQIGEEVSRRIGAALGPGWPRAVKSTLQMTFSGALMTARFISFAEIAGQLDEAVNLILGASVA from the coding sequence GTGTCCAACGAGGCGTCGTTCCAGGCCGTTGCCGCTAAAACCGCCGCCGGGGCGGCCCGCAGGTCGGATCGCCGGCCGGGCCAGACGATTCGCAAAGTCCTCGATGCCGGGCTGGAGGAGCTGCGGGAAACGTCGTACGCGAACCTGACGATGCGGGCCGTGGCGACTCGTGCCGGGGTGTCCCCGGCCAGCGCCTACACCTACTTCCCGTCGAAAAGCGCGCTGGTCGCGGCAGTGTACCTGCGCTTCCTGCGCGACCTGCCGCTGCACACCGACGTCAACGAGACGACCAAGACCCGGGTCAGCGCAACCCTGCGGGACATGGCGGTGGTGGTCGCCGACGAGCCGGAGCTGACCGCCGCGTGCGGCGCGGCCCTGATGGCCGACGATCCGGCGGTCACGCCGCTGCGCGAACAGATCGGCGAGGAGGTGTCCAGGCGCATCGGCGCCGCGTTGGGGCCGGGTTGGCCGCGTGCGGTGAAGTCCACGCTGCAGATGACCTTCTCCGGTGCGCTGATGACGGCCCGGTTCATCAGTTTCGCCGAGATCGCCGGCCAACTCGACGAGGCCGTCAACCTCATCCTGGGCGCCTCGGTGGCGTGA
- the scnC gene encoding thiocyanate hydrolase subunit gamma, whose amino-acid sequence MSADEHDHERTAAPMVDEITDFEVLEIALRELCIEKGLFTAEEHRRFTEFAEQIGPTPAAHLVARAWLDPDYKELVRSDPLAASKEVGVDWLEPTGFGTPSDFTALHVLEDTPTLHHVIVCTLCSCYPRPILGNSPEWYRTPNYRRRIVRWPRQVLAEFGLILPEDVEIRVEDSNQKHRFMVLPVRPDGTQGWTEEQLAEIVTRDCLIGVALPKPGVTTNAVTRTRAAVHPAAP is encoded by the coding sequence ATGAGCGCCGACGAACACGATCACGAGCGCACCGCAGCGCCCATGGTGGACGAGATCACCGACTTCGAAGTCCTCGAGATCGCGCTGCGCGAATTGTGCATCGAGAAGGGCCTTTTCACCGCGGAGGAGCATCGACGCTTCACCGAGTTCGCCGAACAGATCGGCCCCACCCCCGCGGCGCACCTGGTGGCGCGGGCCTGGCTCGACCCCGACTACAAGGAGCTGGTCCGTTCGGACCCCCTCGCCGCGAGCAAGGAGGTGGGGGTCGACTGGCTGGAACCGACCGGCTTCGGGACGCCCAGCGACTTCACGGCTTTGCACGTCCTCGAGGACACCCCGACGCTGCACCACGTGATCGTCTGCACGCTGTGTTCGTGCTATCCGCGGCCGATTCTGGGCAACTCCCCCGAGTGGTATCGGACGCCCAACTATCGCCGCCGCATCGTCCGCTGGCCACGCCAGGTGCTCGCGGAGTTCGGCCTGATCCTGCCGGAGGACGTCGAGATCCGGGTGGAGGACTCCAACCAGAAGCACCGTTTCATGGTGCTGCCCGTCCGCCCCGACGGAACGCAGGGGTGGACCGAGGAGCAACTCGCCGAGATCGTCACGCGCGACTGCCTGATCGGTGTCGCGCTGCCCAAGCCGGGCGTGACGACCAACGCCGTCACCCGGACCCGCGCCGCCGTCCATCCCGCAGCGCCCTGA
- a CDS encoding enoyl-CoA hydratase-related protein yields the protein MERRELEAVIYEREPPIARIILNRADKANTKDAILVTEVDDCLHEADRDKDIKVVILKANGKGFCGGHVARWGPDENPYPDFGETFEDLYKGTADLFLWPTLYLWEFPKPTISQIHGYCMGGGIYLGLLTDFCVASEDAYFQMPLAQSLGEPGGHTMIEPWLLMNWHRTMDWLLLAPTLSAQQALDWGLLNRVVPRDQLEDTVEEMARRIAQIPLTTLMAVKNNVKRAWELMGMRVHLQVSHILTNMVGAASDVQARRAELMRSGMKPREFVDRGENESPPT from the coding sequence ATGGAGCGTCGCGAGCTCGAAGCGGTCATCTATGAACGCGAACCGCCGATTGCGCGGATCATCCTGAACCGGGCGGACAAGGCCAACACCAAAGACGCGATCCTGGTCACCGAGGTGGACGACTGCCTGCACGAGGCCGACCGCGACAAGGACATCAAGGTCGTCATCCTCAAAGCCAACGGCAAGGGATTCTGCGGTGGGCACGTGGCCCGTTGGGGCCCCGACGAAAACCCGTATCCGGATTTCGGCGAGACGTTCGAGGATCTCTACAAGGGCACCGCCGACCTGTTCCTGTGGCCGACGTTGTACCTATGGGAATTTCCCAAGCCGACCATCTCGCAGATCCATGGCTATTGCATGGGCGGGGGCATCTATCTCGGGTTGCTCACCGACTTCTGCGTGGCGTCCGAGGACGCGTATTTCCAGATGCCCCTTGCCCAAAGCCTCGGCGAGCCCGGCGGGCACACCATGATCGAGCCGTGGCTGCTGATGAACTGGCACCGCACCATGGACTGGCTGCTGCTGGCGCCGACCCTATCCGCGCAGCAGGCCCTGGACTGGGGTCTGCTCAATCGGGTGGTGCCACGCGATCAGCTCGAGGACACCGTCGAGGAGATGGCGCGCAGGATCGCCCAAATCCCGCTGACCACACTGATGGCGGTCAAGAACAACGTCAAGCGCGCCTGGGAATTGATGGGCATGCGGGTGCACCTGCAGGTCAGCCACATCCTGACGAACATGGTCGGCGCCGCCTCCGATGTGCAGGCGCGGCGGGCCGAGCTCATGCGGTCGGGCATGAAGCCGCGGGAATTCGTCGACCGCGGCGAAAACGAGTCCCCGCCAACGTGA